TACCAAGATGATTAAAGTAGGCTACAGGAGGCTCAAGTGCCCAAGATGCGGATTCAAGGAGGATAGGGACATCATCGCCATAATCAACCTATCCAAAATGGGGGGTGCACTACCCACCCCGACTGCCCGCCCAATGACCAATGACAACACGACCGAGCGGGGGAACCAATGAACCACCCTAGAGGCCTAACCCTTCAGGACGGGGAGGAGGTCAGAATGTGGGAATCTTTTTAACATAATGATACGCTTAAGGAATTTAATGGGAATTAAGGTAACCATAGTAGTAACATGTTATAGAAGATGGACTTACTTACCCCTGGCTATTAAGTCCATTAGGGTT
This genomic interval from Caldivirga sp. contains the following:
- a CDS encoding zinc ribbon domain-containing protein: MIKVGYRRLKCPRCGFKEDRDIIAIINLSKMGGALPTPTARPMTNDNTTERGNQ